CACTTCACTATATTTTGAGCAACCTTCAAAAGCTGGCAGCAACCCGGGATGTGGCTATTGTCATCCTCACGCAGTGCGCCACAAAGATGCAGGCGGAACGTGGTGCAACCTTGGTTCCCGCCATCAATGCAAGCGTCTGGAGACAAGGTATTGTCTCGAGGATTGCACTGTTCAGAGACCGGCTTGAAAATGACTTCGAGACTTCCACTGCTCTGCGCTTTGCGTTCATCCAGAAGCTGAACGGAGTTGACAAGCATGCGGATGATGCAGCCGCACTCTGCGGGTTCCATATTGAGGCAGTATGTTTCTTTGATTGATCAGTAGTCTGGGTCTGATATTATTGTCTTCTTTGCTAACTTTGCTACGACAAGGCCGGTTTGGTTCCGGTGGAGTACGACCAGGCTTCAAGCCCCTTGAGGACGATGTCAACGCCAGCAGGTGTCCAAAAACGCAAGCTTGGGGATACCGGCTTCGAGATCGCCGacagcgaggacgagggtgacgatgatgaagattACGGTTGGGACCTAGAGCCAGATGCCCTCCCACCTATGCCCTCACAATGGCAAGGCAGCGAGGACATTTTGCTCACTCGGGAGCCGGAGAGCAATGCGGATTTGCTTGATGAGGGCGTACAAGGGGAATCAGACGATGGCAAGGACCCAGAATCAACGCCGGTTGTCAACGAtagcgaggatgatgacgacgagacTGAAaacaatgatgatgatgaggggaagGATGTCGACAAGCATGAAAATGTCGACGACCGCGTATCATAAACCTTGCATCTGTCGGGCCTTCTCGATACCATGGGCTCACTGAAACCCATCTCCACGCAACCGTTACGGCGACCCGCTCGCTACCTAGGGCGAAGGAACAACGGGTCGGCTCCACAGATATCGGGCCAACTCAGGTTTCGTCTTCCCACCATTAGGGTGCGTGCTCCTCTTGTCACCCGGGATCGGGGTGATCGGATAGAGCACCACACTTTCTGTTTTCTGAGCGTTGCTGGTGGTTTGTGCCTGCGCCTGGCGGCGGATAGGTAAAATGCAGGGGAATGTGCACACATCACGCAATCAGCACTCAAATTCTGCCGAAGGCGAAAAATAGGGATGTATGCCCGAGAGGTTAGAGACGTTGTTGCCGAGCGGCGGCGGCTATCATAAGCGATCTTGGTTGCAACGTGGCCCCTTATCTCGCGGTAGCGGCTGTCTGGACGCCCGCTTTGATGCTCTTTGCCGACCGTCCACTGAGCCGTGTCAGAGCTTTGTCAATGACAAGCACAGGTAAAAATTCAGGGAGGCCCTCGTTTTCTGAACTGAAATTCGTCAAAAGATGTCTTCTTCCTGTGCGGATGTTGTGTTCAGAGGTGATATCGAGAGCAAGAGCAAGGCTAGCGGTGGTGTCACTGATATCGGGTAGGCACATATCCCTCCGTTCTCTACTCTCGCCTAAGCTGTCATATCCTCGTCATATTACCGGGGGGCAAGAAGAGATCACTTACAGATTGTTGGGATACATGCCTACCTACAGGTACTCTAACACCGCCTCTACccggccggccggccggACTATCTCTAGTTCTTGTCTATGCATGTCTATCTATCTGTTCTATCCAAGTTGCCCGCACAATATATCTATCTGCATACACATGCGAGGACAATCAAAATCCCACAATGCAAAGCCAATTAATTAATCTAGCGTTTCCCCTTTACATGGCTGCGCAGCGGAGTTGATGCGGAGTGTAGTGTACCTGTCGGAGGATTAATTAGAttgggggggatggcgggggggtgATGCTACGATGCTTGGAAACTCTAGAAGGGTCGAAATGCGGGTTGTGCCGAATGGGGCTTGTGGCTGGCAATCTGTGTATGACGCACAATCTACTCAGGAGAGTTGTTGAAGAAACTTGATTAGATTTATCGCGTCATCTGTTTTTTCTACCATGATCCTTTGAGGTTTGGCGAGGAATGTGAAAAGCCTACCTATGATGTCGAGTGAGTACAACATCCAAGACATAAGGAGGATGAAAAAAACAGCCGAGAAAGCGTAGGCTCTACACCTGTCTCGAACCAAGCTCTTGTTGTTTTATTATGGAACTCTTCCACCGAGTTGGTCGGGGTGCAGATGGGGCGGTTCCCTGATATGCAAGGTGCAAGagagcgagcgagcgagcgagGACTAGGGTGAGGGGTTTGTTTAGCATGTGCCTCTACTACTCTTGTGTTTACTGTTACTCTCGACTATTTGGTTAAGTGTTTCTCAGTCTTTCCAAAACTATTGCTTGTTTTTCATCATTCTTCCTGTCATCAGGAACTcggaggaggttggttttACCTAATCCTctgttgatgggggtgtgaaaaaaaagaagaagggttACATCCACCCTCCCATTTCTTCTACCCTGCAAGGTGAGCAACAAAGTGTACATCTCCCTCCATCTGTACCTACATAGTCAAGTGTAGGTCCGGATCCGATCCGATGCAGGCATACGTACAAATACATACAAAAAGTGACGTGCCCAGGGATGTGCCAACGATCGAACCATTTACCCCACGTGGAGAAGCCAGAATCGCATCATATCAGCCCACCTCATCGGGATTTCCCCCATGCTATCGACAATaaatcaagaagaagaattgCGGAGGTGGCGGTTTCTCACGCTTTGTTGAGAGGATGATCTGAGAAAATGGTTTCTTGACTTGGGGCGCCGCGGGAAGACCCGCTTTCTCATCTTGCTCTTTCGACATCCAACCGCCCGCAGCCGTTTTTGACAACGGCGACGGCGTTGATCTTGTGCAGTAGCGTGGTGTTTTAGTGACCGTTTTTACTCAATTTTATTTTTCGTGACAAGCAAGTCAAAGTCAAATTGTTAAAAGGGCAATGGCATGATATGGCGTGTGTGTTCCCCgcgttttttttctttcttttttttttctatttttGCATGTGCAGTGAGATTGATGCGGGCAAGCGAGTGGCCGAAACCATCAGGCGGGGAAAAACTGATGCTTCGATATTGATGGGAAGGAAAGCTGTTGATGAGCGGTGaatgattgatgatgatctgactgggggagggtgttgtccTGATGTCGGTACGTAACCTGCCTTTGTTCTGCCCGCCTCGTTCGATACAAGTTGATACCTGATATCCGCGGACAGCTAACTCCGGCCCGAGAAAGCCCCGGCTGTTCTCGTTATGAAAAGAACTGACCATGATTTGACATCTTGATCTGCCCGGTCTCGAATTTTGTTCCTACCCAGCCCGTCATTTGCTGCAGAAGAGGAAGTGAAATGTCCGAGCCTTGCCTGCCTACGTAACAGCACGTGTTATCAAACTGCTCCGGCCCATCACGTAGTCCTCGCTTGGCTCCTTGCATACCGACCTTCCGCAAGAGTTTATCGTCCCGTGTCTCGGTGAGCTTCCATCTCACATATTTTCAGATCGATCATATTACATCATCGCGGTGACAATATATGTAGGAACGGACACACAGACCAGACCGGCAAGACTAGAACACACACATGGGAACCGGAGAaagagaggcagaggagTTTCAGATCgcgctcccgctcccgccccTCAAGGATCTACATCGGATTGCTTCCCCGAGTGACTTGAACCATGGGAGTCGTCAGCCTGTAAGGCTCTGACCCTTTTTCATTCCTTGTTGCATTGGTGAGTGAGAGCCGCAGCGGCTCGACACCGGTCAATCAATCAAGGTTGTCGTTACCTCTCTGTTGTGCTGGAGTTCATGTAGGTACTTGGGATTGTGTTTGTAGCACCATCTGACCCGGTATTTTatggtgtttggtgttggtggacaTGATGCGGACGGACCTGTTCGGACGATTTGAAGGGAAGTGATGTTGCGGAgacgggaaggagggaaCAGGATGTTGTATTCCGGCCGCTGGCACCGTCTATCGGTCCACATATCGAAGGCTTCGCGGAAAGAACGATGGCAGTGTAGGCGTACCAGATGCTGAAGAGGTCCCGACCATGACCCTCTCTTCGATGACAATGAAGAGACTCCTTAATAAAATTGTCTTTTAACGTATGGATCTCAGGGGATGTGATGAGCTGGGTTATACGCATATATCAATGAAATGAGTCAATCGATGTAATATAGACTACCTGAATTGGCACTATTGTTTCATAGGGAAGCCGATAAGAATTCTGGCTTCTAGCGTAGCGATGGGTTCTTGCTGTGAGGTGCACAGGGATTCAGGGGTCACCCCAAAGTGCTAAAGGGATCCACTGCCACGAAAATCTTCAAAAAGAAATCCAAAAATCAACCCAATGAGTTTTCAAGATTTAAACGATCCGCCCAGGGGTCGAACCTGGAACCTCCTGATTACTTGAATCTTGAAAGAATCGTAGTCAGACGCGCTGCCATTACGCCAGCGGACCTTGTCTCTTATTGAAGCTTGGTGTCGGAATTGCTCACTATCACAGGGCATACATTGTTTCTCGCCTTGTTGAAATTTTTTTCGATAAACATACCCAAAGAACTGCCCAATATAATGATTGCTATGCTTATGCTATACAAAGAAAAAGACTTGCGGCGTCAGCCTGAATAATGAAGAATCCCCAATCCACTCCCATTCCAACGAAGAGAAGCCCCCCTTCCTGTCTTGTACGAAAACCAGATCAATCACTTGTAGCCTTctcgcccttctccttcctgtTGACAACCGACTTCAAAACTTGCAAATGCTCCTCCGTCACTCTGATCGCCTCCCGGAGCTCTCTCTcagccatcctctcctcccgcagCTTCTCCTCTACCGTCCTTGGATCCACGGTCCTCTTTCTCGGGGCTGGCATACTACCACCGTTCAGCCGGTCCAGACCAGCTCTCTCCTCAATCCATTCCCACAGCTCACTTTCCTCTCTGCTCCACATTTCCTCGTAAGCCGCAATTCGCTGTGGGTAGTTTGCAAACCCGATGTCGCGGCCATAGGGTACTGGTCCTTGTCGAGTACCAAACCCGAACCAGCTAGCCACCAGCAGACCGACAAGCAACCCGTACACCACATTTCCGGTAAGAATAGGCCTGATGAGATCAAACACGGGCCTGAGGAAAGGCCGCACAGGCTCAAGCAGACCCCAGCTCTCCTTTACTGACGCCTTGGCAACACTCTCAACGTCGCTGGCTTGGTTAGAGGCCAGCGCGGACTTCGCCTTGCGTCCACGCTTCTTGCCACGTGCCCCTGCGGCAATACCGAGAGTGCTAGACCGTGGTCGAGAAGAAATGGCTGCTCGCAGACTGGCAAAAAGATCTTTGCAGTACTGCGTCTGTCCTTCGTTTGCGCCCTTCTCAATGGGACCTACGCCGATGATGTTAGCAAATCAGCATTGACGACTGGCATCTGAGAAACAACATACCCTTCAGCCAGCTCTTGCCAGACCACTCGATAGTGCAGTTGATCTGAACACGAGTGCCATTGTTCTCACCCCACGTAAGACAATACTTTGTCTTCACCACAAATATGTTGCCACTTGGTACATCGGGATTTTGCGTACTGCAAAGCACGTTGACAGACttgtcgaggtcgatggATTCCAGCTGCTCCGTAACAATACATTTCGTCTGCTTGGGTCCTATCGAGGCGTTAAGAGGTTTGATGTAGGTGAACGTCCGGGACTTGACCTCCCCAGTGAGACCTCGCTTGTCCTCCATCTGGAGATCCAGACATTTTTGGTCCACGGTCAGAAATTTGCCCATCCATGCGGCCGAGCCAGGTCCAAAGAGCAAGTTATAGACTTTGCCCAACGGCGCCGGAATAGTTTCGTCGCCCAGAATCTTCTCATAATGTGTCCCTTCATCCCCGCACTCTGTCGGGGCGTGACTGGTAGGACCTGGGAAATCACCACCACTTGTGGGAGCATTGTCGTCAGCCTTCTCCGAGGGCACTGGACCAGATACCTTGCGAGTGGCTGTCTTATCAGGGCCCTCTGAGGTTGCGTCCGCAGGCAAGCTTGCTTCTTGGctatcctcctcttcctcatcctcatcatacACATCGTCATTATCGTCATCCCCATCGGCACTCTCGTCATCGGATCCGGATATGCTCTGGCTCCCTGCCACAGAGACGTTCTCCACATCAACCTTTTCGGTACGGTCGCCGCCCGGTTCCTCCAGACGGACGCCATTGAGAGAGCTctggaggtgaggatgacCAAGCTTCCagattttgatgatgagatcGTATGTCGTGTCGCGGCTCGCAAAAGAGGCAAAGATATGCTTGGCATGTAGGGTAGAAATCTCCAGGCCGTTCTTGAACACCAGCGCCGTACTCCGCTTTTCAACTGAGACAATCTCGTCAAAGCTCATCACCAGCGTCGTCACCCAGCCCAAGATATTGCTGCTAAAGCAGAGGTGTCCTTCTGAGATGTATAACCGGCCATGAGCGAGGATTTCACGCTGCAGAGCACAGCTGTAGTCCTCAATCAGGTAATCGTCATCGGGCACGCTTTTGAAAAGGTTATGAAAGTCACGGTTGCGCTTCTTAGTAGCGACAGCAAATCCAGTAAGTTTCGGGGTGCTTCCCGCAGCATTCGGGTTAGCCACCGAAGAGTTGGCAGCTGAAATAGCAGCGCCTATGGCGCTCCCAGATGTGTTGTGTGTAGCTATGCTGCTGCCTCGCTTCCTGCGATGACCAAGAGCACTGCGAATGCTTCCGCTCCGGTGAACCCCTGATCTACCCTCATATACACTCCCTGCTGGTGGCGTGCGATCTCCGTTGGCAGAATACACCGATCTCGGCCGCGAAAGATGCGACTCGTCCACAATTTCCGTCACAGCGGGATGGGGGTCCGGGGCTGAATCTGATCGATTCCGTGGATCAGGATCCGCAAATTTTGAGGCCACAGGACTAGGAGCATTGCTCGGTGTCTCGGAAATACCGAGCTGGCTAAGACTGAGATCGCCCATGCCTAGCGTTTTAACGGCTGGCTCCTTGGATTCTGAAGACAAATCAGGAATGGATGAGGATTCAACCTCGACGccgtcttgctgctgttgttgctgttgtgtgCTGTCGGTTTCCTGAGACGGTGTACCGGCCCTAGACTTCGTCCCGGGAGCTAGATTCGCCGTTGATATGGTGCTACTGAGCGAGTTGGCAGTATTTTGGACTGCTGAGAACATGGACGAGAAGAACGTGGCAGCTGGGTTCGGTGAAACTGGCCCAGCTTCCGGCGTTGGCGTGAGAGGGGCGGATGTTATCGTTGACAGCTTGCTTGGGCCTGCATTTGACCCCGCTCTTCTTCGTTGCGTTATCATATTCCCCACGGGAGACGCATTCGCCGGACGACgagggctgctgctggtcgCCACGATGACGGGCAGCTGAGGATCGgttggtgtgggaggggtaTTCACGATCACTGGCGGAGTCGGCTCTCCATGTGGCGGAGTCTGTGGTGTTCGCGGCGGGGCTTTCAGAGGTTCCAACGTCGGACCGCGTGAAAGGGCACGGTTTCGGCCGGTCGAGGCTCTGGCTCCAGACTCTGGGTTGGCCGCTGGCGAAGACTCGGGCACAGTCTTTTCGTCACTGGAACTCTTTTCCGAAACCCTTTTCGAGCGGAATACGTCTTTGAGTCGGTTTCCAGATGTAGACCTTTTCGGTGGATCGGAATCGGGATGCAGGAGGTTATGGGTTCGGGACTTTCTCAGGGAAGGGGTAGACTCCAGACTGTCCGAGGAGTCTTGCGGCAAAGTCGAAGATCGGGTCGATAATCCGGAGATTTCAGAAGACAGGACGTCTGAGGTTTGCGACTCTGGCTTGTATTTCTCCTGCACGAGGGGTGAGGATGTAGTTAGGTGCCCGATCTGGGATGGGTGGACTGAGATGGCGGTGGGACGGGTGTCTGGCCTAGCGAGCGAATGTCACGGGTGTCAGTTGAGGTTATAGGTGAATAACACAaatgaaaacaaaacaatgcAAGAGGAGCGTGTATCCGGAAGAACCGGTAATTATCAACGTGAGTTGGGAGAGGCTGATGACGACGGCCAACGACGAGCAGCAGAAACGCCGCCTGTGGGAGGCACAGGTCGGTTGACGACGAGAGCCAAGAGGTCAGGTAGGTGGTGAGCTGGGTGTGGACCGGAGCTCCGCATACGCCAATAGGTGCCCGGGCCCGCTTCCCTAGCAGGTGCTAATACGAAGTAGCTTTCTGTAAAATTATAGGCGGGATCCTCACTGAAGAGCCGCCAAGAGGTCTCGACAAGGCTGGACAAATTGCATGACGAGGCCCTGTTGAAGGGGTAAAAAGGGGCGAAATCAAGGACAGAGAGAGACACTCACGATGCTGTGTCAGACTCGAAATCGGTATTGTCCTGGCTGAGCTGGCTGTCGGTGCGGCGCAGAGAGCTGGTTTCGCTGACAGGGGCATTGGAGTTGTCTGGTCCTCTGTGTGGCGCGACATCATcgttgctggtgctgctgtaAATGGACGAGGCCTTGTTTCGCCGCCGTTTTGCCGCAATGGCCTTTGGCAATAGCTTTCCCAGTCCGTTTGAGGTGCCGTCCATTTTTATCTGCCAGTGCAGCACCTCACGCAAGCTGGATCGCGGTctgtggttttggaggaggtggacttGCTGCGCGTTGCTAGTGCTATGCGTACTGTGGTGTAGAGAGGCGGGGAATAGAGTTGTCAGAACTTGCTGTTTAGATACGAAGGGGCGGATAATGGTAGCTCTCCCGTTGCCTATGATGACATTGTCATAAGCCGAGATGCCAAGAAGCAGCCACTTGGATCAATCCAACGCTTTGAACGTCGAGAAGGCGGCTGAGGGTTGGCCTTGTTGAAATGCTGCAATTGCACTGGATGAAGAGTGTCTTTACTCGGAAGCTTATGATGTTCAAATCCGAGATTAATAATTAATCGACGAGGGAGTAACGGCCCCTCTTTGTGGAAGCTGTTACGAAGGCTGTCCTGGGGTTGGTTCCATCCCAATG
This genomic stretch from Podospora bellae-mahoneyi strain CBS 112042 chromosome 1 map unlocalized CBS112042p_1.2, whole genome shotgun sequence harbors:
- a CDS encoding uncharacterized protein (EggNog:ENOG503P2WA; COG:L), whose product is MMDTIHGSSLDLSSIHRLPTVSAAQALEDFEGTQNHHISTGLPVLDASNGIQKGSVTEIWGPPGVGKTAFGIQLTANCLREGGGVVWSGLGSLLWSGTYTDADGFHRMSIERLHQVVDLNSEEGQIQPLDKFVHYSCPTLVHLIALLCRPTASCIPEWTSLIVVDSLSALVNHDVLKNTDLRQAPQTKHKDTRERRIQALHYILSNLQKLAATRDVAIVILTQCATKMQAERGATLVPAINASVWRQGIVSRIALFRDRLENDFETSTALRFAFIQKLNGVDKHADDAAALCGFHIEAAGLVPVEYDQASSPLRTMSTPAGVQKRKLGDTGFEIADSEDEGDDDEDYGWDLEPDALPPMPSQWQGSEDILLTREPESNADLLDEGVQGESDDGKDPESTPVVNDSEDDDDETENNDDDEGKDVDKHENVDDRVS
- a CDS encoding uncharacterized protein (EggNog:ENOG503NX2X; COG:S), which translates into the protein MDGTSNGLGKLLPKAIAAKRRRNKASSIYSSTSNDDVAPHRGPDNSNAPVSETSSLRRTDSQLSQDNTDFESDTASPDTRPTAISVHPSQIGHLTTSSPLVQEKYKPESQTSDVLSSEISGLSTRSSTLPQDSSDSLESTPSLRKSRTHNLLHPDSDPPKRSTSGNRLKDVFRSKRVSEKSSSDEKTVPESSPAANPESGARASTGRNRALSRGPTLEPLKAPPRTPQTPPHGEPTPPVIVNTPPTPTDPQLPVIVATSSSPRRPANASPVGNMITQRRRAGSNAGPSKLSTITSAPLTPTPEAGPVSPNPAATFFSSMFSAVQNTANSLSSTISTANLAPGTKSRAGTPSQETDSTQQQQQQQDGVEVESSSIPDLSSESKEPAVKTLGMGDLSLSQLGISETPSNAPSPVASKFADPDPRNRSDSAPDPHPAVTEIVDESHLSRPRSVYSANGDRTPPAGSVYEGRSGVHRSGSIRSALGHRRKRGSSIATHNTSGSAIGAAISAANSSVANPNAAGSTPKLTGFAVATKKRNRDFHNLFKSVPDDDYLIEDYSCALQREILAHGRLYISEGHLCFSSNILGWVTTLVMSFDEIVSVEKRSTALVFKNGLEISTLHAKHIFASFASRDTTYDLIIKIWKLGHPHLQSSLNGVRLEEPGGDRTEKVDVENVSVAGSQSISGSDDESADGDDDNDDVYDEDEEEEDSQEASLPADATSEGPDKTATRKVSGPVPSEKADDNAPTSGGDFPGPTSHAPTECGDEGTHYEKILGDETIPAPLGKVYNLLFGPGSAAWMGKFLTVDQKCLDLQMEDKRGLTGEVKSRTFTYIKPLNASIGPKQTKCIVTEQLESIDLDKSVNVLCSTQNPDVPSGNIFVVKTKYCLTWGENNGTRVQINCTIEWSGKSWLKGPIEKGANEGQTQYCKDLFASLRAAISSRPRSSTLGIAAGARGKKRGRKAKSALASNQASDVESVAKASVKESWGLLEPVRPFLRPVFDLIRPILTGNVVYGLLVGLLVASWFGFGTRQGPVPYGRDIGFANYPQRIAAYEEMWSREESELWEWIEERAGLDRLNGGSMPAPRKRTVDPRTVEEKLREERMAERELREAIRVTEEHLQVLKSVVNRKEKGEKATSD